A genomic window from Polaribacter gangjinensis includes:
- a CDS encoding DinB family protein: protein MIDAIEFNLQRGIKLLQNLSEPEYTNESIPPYYSSIGCHIRHILDVFSCILKGFEAKKVDLTNRERNQSIEQNIEFGIAYFEEIIFKIRSFSEEDLQSEIILIDDLGLGKMGAKTTLAAVLIQAHSHAIHHFASIGYCIYQLGVELPDADFGYNPTTPKNILK, encoded by the coding sequence ATGATAGATGCCATAGAATTCAATTTGCAGAGAGGAATAAAATTGTTGCAAAATCTCTCAGAACCTGAGTACACAAACGAATCAATTCCACCATATTATTCGAGTATTGGATGTCATATTCGTCACATTTTAGATGTATTTTCTTGCATATTAAAGGGGTTTGAAGCTAAAAAAGTTGATTTGACAAATCGTGAAAGAAATCAATCAATAGAGCAAAATATTGAATTTGGAATTGCCTATTTTGAAGAGATTATTTTTAAAATACGCTCATTTTCTGAAGAAGATTTGCAATCTGAAATTATTCTTATTGACGATTTAGGATTAGGGAAAATGGGAGCTAAAACTACGTTAGCAGCAGTTTTAATTCAGGCTCATAGCCATGCAATTCACCATTTTGCAAGTATTGGATATTGCATTTATCAATTAGGAGTTGAATTACCTGATGCTGATTTTGGCTATAATCCCACAACTCCAAAAAATATTTTAAAGTAG
- a CDS encoding D-alanine--D-alanine ligase, producing the protein MKFNSLKYSYLHKIFHWEYWPTSLFYIPNLPYAFYLALKAKNLTFFSAANPGIKSSGNGSESKFQTLALIPDEYKPKSIFHKKGEVFDTTLKKIQEKNIQFPVIAKPDIGFRGLLVEKIHSENTLNKYLEKFEIDFIIQEFIDFKNECGIFYTRNPTEQNGMISSITLKKFLTITGDGISTIKKLIISDKRAVLYKELIFEYHKEMLDLVLEKNKEFQLSVIGNHCKGTQFINGNHLISKELTSSFDKLNSKIPGWFYGRIDIKYDDFETLKNGKNFKILEINGIISEPTHIYDAQKSSYFGALKSIRNHWKILFKISTTNHKVYKIPYKNSVDFWRETLDLKKYSKKITAFHAIK; encoded by the coding sequence ATGAAATTTAATTCATTGAAATACAGTTATTTACACAAGATATTTCATTGGGAATATTGGCCTACATCACTTTTTTACATTCCGAATTTACCATATGCTTTTTATTTAGCATTGAAAGCAAAAAATTTGACATTTTTTAGTGCGGCAAATCCAGGGATAAAAAGTTCAGGAAATGGATCTGAAAGCAAATTTCAAACTTTAGCCTTGATTCCTGATGAATACAAACCAAAAAGTATTTTTCATAAAAAAGGAGAAGTTTTTGATACAACACTCAAAAAAATCCAAGAAAAAAACATCCAATTTCCTGTAATTGCAAAACCTGATATTGGTTTTCGTGGGTTATTGGTTGAAAAAATCCATTCTGAAAATACCTTAAATAAGTACCTAGAAAAATTTGAAATCGATTTTATAATTCAAGAATTTATTGATTTTAAAAATGAATGTGGGATTTTTTATACAAGAAATCCAACAGAACAAAACGGAATGATCTCCTCAATAACTTTAAAAAAGTTTTTAACAATTACTGGAGATGGAATTTCTACTATTAAAAAATTAATAATTTCGGATAAAAGAGCTGTTTTATATAAAGAGTTGATTTTTGAATATCATAAAGAGATGTTGGATTTAGTTTTAGAAAAAAACAAAGAATTTCAGCTTTCTGTTATAGGAAATCATTGTAAAGGAACACAGTTTATAAATGGAAATCACTTAATATCCAAGGAATTAACAAGCTCTTTTGATAAATTGAACTCAAAAATTCCTGGTTGGTTTTATGGGAGAATTGATATTAAATATGATGATTTTGAAACATTAAAAAATGGTAAAAACTTTAAAATTTTAGAAATTAATGGCATCATCTCAGAACCAACACACATTTATGATGCGCAAAAATCATCCTATTTTGGTGCATTAAAATCCATCAGAAATCATTGGAAAATCTTATTTAAAATCTCTACAACAAATCACAAAGTCTATAAAATTCCTTATAAAAATTCAGTTGATTTTTGGAGAGAAACTTTAGATCTTAAGAAATATTCCAAAAAAATAACAGCCTTTCATGCTATAAAATAA
- a CDS encoding DUF6095 family protein: MSIDINLLRKGLIRLAILVILFIVTPIITTMGFKGIEKFTESPQLYVSYFLIFLGLSGIIFTIYFAFKAFSILKKAFFNEI, from the coding sequence ATGAGCATCGACATAAATTTATTAAGAAAGGGATTGATTCGTTTAGCAATATTAGTAATTCTATTTATTGTAACTCCGATAATTACAACTATGGGATTTAAAGGAATTGAAAAGTTTACTGAGAGTCCACAATTATATGTGTCTTATTTTCTGATATTTTTAGGACTTTCTGGAATTATTTTTACAATTTATTTCGCTTTTAAAGCTTTTTCAATTTTGAAAAAAGCTTTTTTTAATGAAATTTAA
- a CDS encoding DUF4249 family protein, with protein sequence MMKKSYILPILLILFFTNCEKVVEIDVPSTTPKLIIDAVFEVYFTETPIRANTIVKLSKSADYFDETIPPVTNATVFLTNLADNSIINFSDANADGNYEPTISFIPAENVTYELTIIHENNTYKGTATRIKSTPLTSVIQGDETLFAGTETEVKVTFTDDATQENYYLFDFSKQLFLTIEDRFFNGSDYNFSYFYDEEDITLPTTVNVKMSGISKEFYTYYRVLIDQSGQNAGGPFETIPSSLLGNMINITDESKFPLGYFHISETDSKPLNLVEKN encoded by the coding sequence ATGATGAAAAAGAGCTATATACTTCCAATTTTATTGATTTTATTTTTTACAAATTGCGAAAAAGTAGTTGAGATTGATGTTCCATCAACGACACCAAAACTAATCATTGATGCCGTTTTTGAAGTCTATTTTACAGAAACTCCAATTCGTGCAAATACCATTGTAAAACTAAGTAAATCAGCGGATTATTTTGATGAAACCATTCCGCCAGTAACCAATGCAACCGTTTTTTTAACAAATTTAGCTGATAATTCGATTATTAATTTTTCGGATGCAAATGCTGATGGAAATTACGAACCAACAATTTCGTTTATTCCTGCCGAAAATGTAACCTATGAATTAACAATAATTCACGAAAATAATACCTATAAAGGTACAGCAACCAGAATAAAATCAACACCTTTAACAAGTGTAATTCAAGGAGATGAAACCCTATTTGCAGGAACAGAAACTGAAGTTAAAGTAACATTTACAGATGATGCAACTCAAGAAAATTACTATTTATTTGATTTTTCAAAACAATTATTTTTAACTATTGAAGATCGATTTTTTAATGGCTCTGATTATAACTTCTCTTATTTTTATGATGAAGAAGACATTACTTTACCTACAACTGTAAATGTAAAAATGTCAGGAATTTCAAAAGAATTTTATACCTATTACAGAGTTTTAATTGATCAAAGTGGACAAAATGCAGGTGGTCCTTTCGAAACAATTCCTTCATCTTTATTAGGAAATATGATCAATATCACTGATGAATCTAAATTTCCTTTAGGATATTTTCACATTTCTGAAACAGATAGTAAACCTTTAAATTTGGTTGAAAAGAACTAA
- a CDS encoding TonB-dependent receptor, producing the protein MLHFKKILFVLFISSTIIFSQEKITLSGTVYDNSNNETLIGVSVFIPELNAGTSTNEYGFYSITIQKGTYKIQVSYVGYTTIVETINLSEKLTKDFKLKEAAESLDEIIIEADIEKLNVRTSQMSVNKLTSATIKQIPVVLGESDIIKSLILLPGVTSAGEGASGFNVRGGAADQNLILLDEAIVFNSSHLFGFFSVFNPDVIKDVKLYKGGIPARFGGRLSSVLDIYQKEGNSKDFNLTGGIGLVSSRLLAEGPIEKEKSSFLIGGRASYAHLFLPLFDNDNKAYFYDVNSKINYRFNDRNNLFLSTYFGKDIFGVSDNFVNKYGNNVVNVRWNHLFSDKIFSNLSLIYSDYFYGLILDFVGFEWDSGITNFNLKYDFKHYINENIKLSYGINNIYIKFNPGEIIPNRDSSGILPEKLTDKYANEFAAYLDAEHQINKKLTLQYGARFSNFLRLGQDELNVYANNQPVIYNEQFKKYESAVATGVENFKRSDVISSFINFEPRFSLSYVLNDNESIKASYNRMAQYLHLLSNTASPTPLDVWAPSGRYIKPQLLDQFAIGYFKTIKNGAYSLETEVFYKDIQNRIDYINGANLIANNEIETVILNGQARAYGLEVLLKKNEGDLKGWLAYTLSRSEQQTPGRNANEPGINQGNWYSTPFDKTHDISVNGSYELNKKWKFNANFLFQTGQPTNYPVGQYEVQGLNVPIFDDNRRNADRLPAYHRLDVSATLTPTTNNNRKWQAEWVFGLYNVYGRMNAASINFRQNRETFRNEAIQTSIFGLVPSVTYNFKF; encoded by the coding sequence ATGCTACATTTTAAAAAGATATTGTTCGTTCTTTTTATTTCATCAACAATCATTTTTAGTCAAGAAAAAATCACTTTAAGTGGAACAGTTTACGACAACTCAAACAATGAAACCTTAATTGGTGTATCTGTTTTTATCCCTGAGTTAAATGCTGGAACTTCTACAAATGAGTATGGTTTTTATTCAATAACAATTCAAAAAGGGACTTATAAAATTCAGGTTAGTTATGTGGGTTATACAACAATTGTTGAAACCATTAATTTATCAGAAAAACTCACAAAAGACTTTAAACTTAAGGAAGCTGCTGAGAGTTTAGATGAAATAATTATTGAAGCAGACATTGAAAAACTGAATGTTAGAACGTCACAAATGAGTGTTAATAAACTCACCTCAGCAACCATCAAACAAATACCTGTTGTACTTGGCGAATCAGATATTATCAAATCTTTAATTCTATTGCCAGGAGTTACAAGTGCAGGTGAAGGCGCTTCTGGATTTAATGTAAGAGGTGGAGCTGCTGACCAAAATTTGATACTTTTAGACGAAGCAATTGTTTTTAACTCATCGCATTTATTTGGGTTTTTCTCGGTTTTTAATCCAGATGTTATTAAAGATGTAAAATTATATAAAGGTGGAATTCCTGCTCGTTTTGGCGGAAGATTATCCTCAGTTTTAGATATTTATCAAAAAGAAGGCAATAGCAAAGATTTTAATTTAACAGGTGGTATTGGATTGGTTTCTAGCAGATTATTAGCTGAAGGCCCTATTGAAAAAGAAAAAAGTTCGTTTTTAATTGGTGGAAGAGCTTCTTATGCACATCTTTTTTTACCCTTATTTGACAATGACAACAAAGCGTATTTTTACGATGTAAATTCTAAAATAAATTATCGATTCAATGATCGTAACAACTTGTTTTTATCTACTTATTTTGGAAAAGATATTTTTGGAGTAAGTGATAATTTTGTAAATAAATATGGAAACAATGTTGTGAATGTAAGATGGAATCACCTGTTTTCTGATAAAATTTTCTCTAATTTATCCTTAATTTACTCTGATTATTTCTACGGATTAATTCTTGATTTTGTGGGTTTTGAATGGGATTCTGGCATCACAAATTTTAACTTAAAGTACGATTTTAAACATTACATCAATGAAAACATCAAGTTAAGTTACGGAATCAATAATATTTATATCAAATTCAATCCAGGTGAAATTATTCCAAACAGAGATTCATCAGGCATACTTCCAGAAAAATTAACAGATAAATATGCCAATGAATTTGCTGCGTATTTAGATGCAGAACATCAAATCAATAAAAAATTAACTTTACAGTATGGCGCTCGTTTTAGTAATTTTTTACGTTTGGGACAAGATGAATTGAATGTGTATGCAAACAATCAACCTGTAATTTATAACGAACAATTTAAAAAATATGAATCTGCTGTAGCAACTGGCGTTGAAAATTTTAAAAGAAGTGATGTAATAAGTAGCTTCATCAATTTTGAACCTCGATTTTCATTGTCTTACGTTTTGAATGATAATGAATCTATCAAAGCAAGTTACAACAGAATGGCTCAATATTTACATTTACTCTCCAACACAGCATCTCCTACTCCATTAGATGTTTGGGCACCAAGTGGAAGATATATCAAACCTCAATTGTTAGATCAATTTGCTATTGGATATTTCAAAACCATCAAAAATGGAGCGTATTCATTAGAAACTGAAGTTTTTTACAAAGACATTCAAAACAGAATTGATTACATTAATGGAGCCAATTTAATTGCCAACAACGAAATTGAAACCGTAATCTTAAACGGACAAGCAAGAGCTTATGGTTTAGAGGTTTTATTGAAAAAAAATGAAGGTGATTTAAAAGGTTGGTTAGCTTACACATTGTCTCGTTCTGAACAACAAACTCCAGGAAGAAATGCAAATGAACCCGGAATTAATCAAGGAAATTGGTACAGTACACCTTTTGATAAAACGCACGATATCTCTGTCAATGGAAGTTATGAATTGAATAAAAAATGGAAATTCAATGCGAATTTCTTATTTCAAACAGGACAACCAACGAATTATCCTGTAGGACAATACGAAGTGCAAGGTTTAAATGTGCCTATTTTCGATGATAACAGAAGAAATGCTGATAGATTGCCTGCATATCACAGATTGGATGTTTCAGCAACGTTGACTCCTACAACCAATAACAATCGAAAATGGCAAGCAGAATGGGTGTTTGGTTTGTATAATGTCTATGGACGAATGAATGCTGCTTCTATTAATTTTAGGCAAAATAGAGAAACTTTTAGAAATGAAGCAATACAAACATCCATCTTTGGTTTAGTTCCTTCAGTTACTTACAATTTTAAATTTTAA
- the murQ gene encoding N-acetylmuramic acid 6-phosphate etherase, which produces MTFIKITEQDSNYNHLEKMTVHELLTNINNEDQTVAFAVQKSIPQIEKLVLQTVEKLKNGGRIFYLGAGTSGRLGILDASECPPTFGVPHELVIGLIAGGDTAIRKAVEFAEDSTTQGWEDLQKFSVSTNDVVIGLAASGTTPYVISTLQKCNEHNITTSCITCNKNSPLAAVSKFPIEVIVGPEFVTGSSRMKAGTAQKLVLNMISTSTMIQLGKIKGNKMVDMQLSNNKLVERGEKMLMNELQINRKEANELLKKYGNVRNALLNYKK; this is translated from the coding sequence ATGACATTCATCAAAATTACAGAGCAGGATTCTAACTACAATCATCTAGAAAAGATGACTGTACATGAATTGTTGACAAATATCAATAATGAAGATCAAACTGTTGCTTTTGCGGTTCAAAAATCAATTCCTCAAATCGAAAAATTAGTTCTTCAAACTGTTGAAAAATTAAAAAACGGAGGAAGAATTTTTTATTTAGGTGCAGGAACTTCAGGCAGATTAGGCATTTTAGATGCATCAGAATGTCCTCCAACATTTGGAGTTCCACATGAATTGGTAATTGGTTTGATTGCTGGTGGTGATACTGCAATTAGAAAAGCAGTTGAATTCGCTGAAGATTCCACCACACAAGGTTGGGAAGATTTACAAAAATTTTCCGTTTCAACAAATGATGTTGTTATTGGCTTAGCAGCCTCAGGAACAACACCTTATGTAATTTCTACTTTGCAAAAATGCAATGAACATAATATTACAACTTCCTGCATCACCTGTAATAAAAATAGTCCGTTAGCTGCAGTTTCTAAATTTCCAATTGAAGTAATTGTAGGTCCAGAATTTGTTACAGGAAGTTCAAGAATGAAAGCTGGCACTGCTCAAAAGTTGGTTTTGAACATGATTTCAACATCAACTATGATTCAATTAGGAAAAATAAAAGGTAATAAAATGGTTGATATGCAACTTTCAAATAATAAATTAGTAGAAAGAGGTGAAAAGATGTTAATGAATGAACTTCAGATAAACCGAAAAGAAGCCAATGAACTATTGAAAAAATATGGAAATGTTAGAAATGCACTCTTAAATTATAAAAAATGA